Proteins encoded in a region of the Armatimonadota bacterium genome:
- a CDS encoding polyprenyl synthetase family protein translates to MPGEAQLRAYRTLIDARLPSLLPPEDEPPTVLHRAMRYAVLGDGKRIRPAFAMASALAAGGTADDGIEAGCAVELVHCFSLIHDDLPAIDDDDLRRGRPTVHRAFKESVAILAGDALFALAFDVLARLDLSPERVVRAIRILAGSVGSQGLVGGEMMDVEAEGSRPDLPTVTTIHTLKTASLVAASCRLGAIAAGASDEAIEALGRFGGHIGVAFQIVDDLLNETSTAETLGKSAGSDRERDKATYPAVVGINASEAAAQAESARAYACVEGLPGDRRPLVSLAEYCLCRDR, encoded by the coding sequence GTGCCCGGCGAAGCCCAACTAAGGGCCTATCGAACTCTCATCGACGCCAGACTCCCGTCCCTCCTGCCGCCCGAGGACGAACCGCCGACCGTCTTGCACCGTGCGATGAGGTACGCCGTCCTCGGTGACGGCAAGAGGATCCGGCCCGCATTCGCCATGGCGTCGGCTTTGGCCGCCGGTGGCACCGCCGACGACGGGATCGAGGCCGGATGCGCCGTGGAACTCGTCCACTGCTTTTCGCTGATCCATGACGACTTGCCCGCGATCGACGACGACGACCTCCGGCGCGGACGGCCGACCGTGCACCGGGCATTCAAAGAGTCCGTCGCGATCCTGGCGGGCGACGCGCTGTTCGCGCTCGCGTTCGACGTCCTCGCCCGGCTCGACCTGTCTCCGGAACGCGTCGTGCGGGCGATCCGGATCCTTGCGGGTTCCGTAGGAAGCCAAGGCCTGGTCGGAGGCGAAATGATGGACGTCGAAGCGGAAGGGAGCCGTCCCGACCTGCCGACGGTGACGACGATCCATACCTTGAAGACCGCGAGCCTGGTCGCGGCGTCGTGCCGACTCGGGGCGATCGCAGCGGGTGCGTCGGACGAGGCGATCGAAGCCCTAGGACGGTTCGGCGGCCATATCGGCGTCGCGTTCCAGATCGTGGACGACCTGCTCAACGAAACGTCGACCGCCGAGACCCTTGGCAAATCCGCGGGATCGGACCGGGAAAGGGATAAAGCGACCTATCCCGCGGTCGTCGGGATCAATGCGAGCGAAGCCGCCGCACAAGCGGAGTCGGCGCGGGCCTACGCCTGTGTGGAGGGACTGCCAGGAGACCGACGCCCTCTCGTCTCGCTTGCGGAGTACTGCCTATGCAGGGACCGCTAG
- a CDS encoding methyltransferase domain-containing protein gives MQGPLDPAQSFGPVAEHYDVLMTHVPYDTWVSYYQLLLAQIGVDPVTVLDVCCGTGNVTELLAKEGYRMSGFDLSAPMIDVARRKAKERKLDIRYYVADAADFQIRETFDGAVSFFDSLNYITDPDHAARAIRQVARHLNREGTFVFDVNTAYAFEQKMFDQKESRAKAPIRYDWVGDYDPSTRIIVVNMKFERDGRTFEERHVQRAHSLDEIADWLDDAGFEEIAAFDSYTLNPPRKKSDRLHFTAKLG, from the coding sequence ATGCAGGGACCGCTAGACCCGGCCCAGAGCTTCGGCCCCGTCGCCGAGCATTACGACGTCTTGATGACCCATGTTCCGTACGACACGTGGGTGTCTTACTATCAGCTTCTGCTCGCCCAGATCGGCGTCGATCCGGTCACGGTGCTTGACGTCTGCTGCGGGACAGGCAACGTGACCGAACTGTTGGCGAAGGAGGGCTATCGCATGTCGGGGTTCGACCTCTCGGCACCCATGATCGACGTCGCCCGGCGGAAAGCGAAGGAACGAAAGCTCGACATCCGCTACTACGTCGCCGATGCCGCCGACTTCCAGATCCGAGAGACGTTCGACGGTGCCGTGTCCTTCTTCGACAGCCTCAACTACATCACCGATCCGGACCATGCGGCCAGGGCCATACGTCAGGTGGCCCGGCACTTGAACCGGGAAGGGACCTTCGTTTTCGACGTCAACACGGCCTATGCCTTCGAGCAGAAAATGTTCGACCAAAAGGAAAGCCGGGCCAAAGCCCCGATCCGGTACGACTGGGTCGGCGATTACGACCCTTCGACCAGGATCATCGTCGTCAACATGAAGTTCGAACGGGACGGCCGAACGTTCGAGGAGCGCCACGTCCAGCGCGCGCACAGCCTGGACGAGATCGCCGATTGGCTGGACGACGCCGGGTTCGAGGAGATCGCGGCGTTCGACAGTTACACGCTCAACCCTCCTCGGAAGAAGAGCGACCGGCTCCACTTCACGGCGAAACTGGGCTGA
- a CDS encoding ATP-grasp domain-containing protein — protein sequence MNGSEFEYDIGFLGGGQLARMSIQAAQRMGLRCLVLDPDTGCPASQIAALVPGAVSDGQAIRKVLERCFRATLENEFIPGAEIRSAQDSLGRRDDVVPSWWTLSQINDKLVQRGRMAEAGVPSPRARPIGTDDHGSNVDDIGFPMVIKSRFGGYDGKGTRTVRSREVLETFRPLWSEGGWLAEQFVPFKRELAVMVYRSEAEVGTFPTMETVQTDHVCDLVFPAGVDASDIAIKAVEAVEGYGLFGVELFELEDGSFQVNEIAPRPHNTGHYTLDWGGVSQFEQHVRLVMGWPCAKPEGAPTCMANLLGQPGAGDYRKGLAAALEGDPDVRVHWYGKAESRPGRKMGHLNVVGADAVARAIAARERFYRGWTAL from the coding sequence TTGAACGGGAGTGAGTTCGAATACGACATCGGCTTTCTCGGCGGCGGCCAGTTGGCGCGGATGTCGATCCAGGCAGCGCAGCGGATGGGGCTAAGGTGTCTTGTCTTGGACCCCGACACCGGCTGTCCGGCCTCGCAGATCGCTGCCCTCGTCCCAGGTGCGGTTTCGGACGGACAAGCGATCCGCAAAGTGTTGGAGCGGTGCTTCCGGGCCACGTTGGAGAACGAATTCATCCCAGGTGCCGAAATCCGGTCGGCGCAGGACTCGCTCGGGCGCCGGGACGACGTCGTACCCTCTTGGTGGACTTTGTCTCAGATCAACGACAAGCTCGTCCAACGCGGCCGGATGGCTGAGGCGGGAGTTCCTTCGCCACGGGCGCGCCCGATCGGTACGGACGACCATGGCTCCAACGTCGACGATATCGGCTTTCCCATGGTGATCAAGTCGCGGTTCGGCGGATATGACGGCAAGGGAACGAGAACGGTCAGGAGTCGTGAAGTCCTGGAGACGTTCCGTCCGTTGTGGTCGGAAGGCGGATGGCTCGCCGAGCAGTTCGTCCCTTTCAAACGCGAGCTGGCCGTCATGGTCTACCGCTCAGAGGCGGAGGTCGGAACCTTCCCGACGATGGAGACCGTGCAGACCGACCATGTCTGCGACCTCGTCTTCCCGGCAGGGGTCGATGCCAGCGACATCGCGATCAAGGCGGTCGAGGCTGTGGAAGGGTACGGCCTGTTCGGGGTCGAGCTGTTCGAACTCGAGGACGGAAGCTTTCAAGTGAACGAGATCGCCCCGCGGCCGCACAACACAGGGCACTACACGCTGGACTGGGGCGGGGTCAGCCAGTTCGAGCAACACGTCCGGCTCGTCATGGGTTGGCCTTGTGCGAAACCGGAGGGAGCGCCGACGTGCATGGCGAACCTGCTCGGGCAACCCGGCGCCGGCGACTATCGGAAGGGTCTTGCGGCCGCTCTTGAGGGCGACCCGGACGTCCGTGTCCACTGGTATGGCAAGGCCGAAAGCCGCCCGGGGCGCAAAATGGGCCATCTCAACGTCGTCGGAGCCGACGCTGTGGCCCGGGCGATAGCCGCCCGTGAGCGGTTCTATCGTGGTTGGACGGCCCTTTAG
- the queF gene encoding NADPH-dependent 7-cyano-7-deazaguanine reductase QueF, with product MIETFPNPAPERDYTILHVCPEFTSVCPKTGQPDFATIELEYVPDALCIELKSLKLYYYGFRNEGIYFEAVMNRILDELSAACSPRWMRVIGRFNVRGGISSVVTVETGTRKAG from the coding sequence ATGATCGAGACCTTTCCGAACCCCGCGCCGGAGCGGGACTACACGATCCTCCACGTCTGCCCCGAGTTCACGAGCGTCTGCCCGAAGACAGGTCAGCCTGACTTCGCCACGATCGAACTGGAATATGTCCCGGACGCGCTCTGCATCGAGCTCAAGTCTCTCAAGCTCTATTACTACGGCTTCCGCAACGAGGGGATCTATTTCGAAGCCGTCATGAACCGGATCCTCGACGAGCTCTCCGCAGCCTGTTCACCGCGATGGATGAGGGTCATCGGACGGTTCAATGTCAGGGGCGGCATCTCGAGCGTCGTCACGGTCGAGACCGGAACACGAAAGGCAGGGTAA
- the fabD gene encoding ACP S-malonyltransferase, with protein sequence MIAVVFPGQGSQRPGMGKDLYGTYGPAKDVFHQVSEATGVDAAALCFESDEETLRKTENAQLALYTCGLAAWFSLKEGLSAEVDVFAGHSVGEYAAVVAAGALGVGTGAMLVRRRGEIMAAAGQSRPGTMAAVLGMDRADLAKVCEEVSDKGVCVIANDNAPGQLVISGDVDAVQAACALAGERGAKRTLPLNVSGAFHSPLMDVPAQEMGQALAEAGFGSVAQRHVVFANVTAARVEHAYEWPDLLERQLKSPVRWTESVHAMAKSGVRVFVECGVGEVLCGLLRRIEPEAKGLKVVDPATLEQARSELSAVNV encoded by the coding sequence ATGATCGCCGTGGTGTTCCCTGGACAAGGCTCGCAGCGGCCCGGAATGGGCAAGGACCTTTACGGCACCTATGGCCCGGCCAAGGACGTGTTCCACCAAGTTTCCGAGGCGACCGGAGTCGATGCCGCGGCCCTGTGCTTCGAATCGGACGAAGAGACACTGCGCAAGACGGAGAACGCCCAACTGGCGCTGTACACCTGCGGCTTGGCAGCTTGGTTTTCGTTGAAGGAAGGTCTGAGCGCCGAAGTCGACGTGTTCGCGGGTCACAGTGTCGGCGAATACGCCGCCGTCGTCGCGGCGGGCGCGCTTGGAGTCGGTACGGGCGCCATGCTGGTGCGGCGTCGAGGCGAGATCATGGCCGCTGCAGGCCAAAGCAGGCCGGGAACGATGGCGGCCGTGCTGGGGATGGACAGGGCCGACCTCGCGAAAGTCTGCGAGGAGGTCTCTGACAAGGGCGTGTGCGTCATCGCCAACGATAACGCGCCGGGCCAACTCGTCATCAGCGGTGACGTCGACGCCGTCCAGGCAGCGTGCGCCTTGGCCGGCGAGCGGGGGGCGAAACGGACGCTTCCGCTCAATGTCAGCGGGGCGTTCCACAGTCCCTTGATGGACGTGCCCGCACAGGAAATGGGCCAGGCCCTTGCCGAGGCCGGGTTCGGCAGTGTCGCCCAGCGGCACGTGGTCTTCGCGAACGTGACCGCAGCCCGGGTCGAACACGCTTATGAGTGGCCCGACCTTCTGGAACGTCAGCTAAAGTCCCCGGTCAGGTGGACGGAAAGCGTCCACGCCATGGCGAAATCCGGGGTGAGAGTGTTCGTCGAGTGCGGCGTGGGAGAGGTGCTCTGCGGGCTGCTCCGCCGGATCGAACCGGAGGCCAAGGGCCTGAAGGTGGTCGATCCGGCGACTTTGGAACAGGCGAGGTCGGAACTCTCGGCGGTGAACGTATGA
- the fabG gene encoding 3-oxoacyl-[acyl-carrier-protein] reductase codes for MSRFGGKVVAVTGASRGIGREIAARFAAEGASVAVIATTAANADRAVQEILASYPGATVKGFGCDVSDSAQVDATFSEIESALGAPSVLVNNAGVTRDTLLMRMSEDDWDTVLAVNLKGAWLCTKAVLRSMMKARWGRIVNVTSIVGLGGAAGQANYAASKAGLVGLTKSTAKELGSRNITCNAVAPGFIETDMTAELSQEMKDGVVKTAPLGRLGTSSDIAGAVLFLASEDASYVTGQTMVVDGGLTL; via the coding sequence ATGAGCCGATTCGGAGGCAAGGTCGTGGCGGTGACGGGCGCCAGCCGAGGGATCGGGCGCGAGATCGCGGCCCGGTTCGCGGCCGAAGGCGCGTCGGTCGCGGTGATCGCGACGACCGCGGCGAACGCCGACCGGGCCGTCCAGGAGATCCTGGCTTCGTACCCCGGCGCGACCGTGAAAGGCTTCGGCTGCGACGTTTCCGACTCAGCGCAGGTCGATGCCACCTTTTCGGAGATCGAATCTGCGCTAGGGGCACCTTCCGTCCTGGTCAACAACGCCGGAGTCACGCGCGACACCCTTCTCATGCGAATGTCCGAAGATGACTGGGACACGGTGCTCGCGGTGAACCTGAAGGGCGCCTGGCTGTGCACGAAAGCCGTACTCCGAAGCATGATGAAGGCCCGCTGGGGCCGGATCGTCAACGTCACGTCCATCGTCGGTCTCGGCGGGGCGGCGGGTCAGGCGAACTATGCGGCGAGCAAGGCCGGACTGGTCGGACTGACGAAGTCGACGGCCAAGGAACTGGGCTCCCGCAACATCACCTGCAACGCCGTCGCTCCGGGCTTCATCGAAACCGATATGACGGCCGAACTGAGCCAAGAGATGAAAGACGGGGTCGTGAAAACGGCGCCGCTAGGACGGTTGGGAACATCGTCTGACATTGCCGGGGCCGTCCTGTTCTTGGCTTCGGAAGACGCTTCTTACGTGACCGGACAGACCATGGTCGTCGACGGCGGATTGACGCTCTGA
- a CDS encoding DUF1501 domain-containing protein: MSDSFSRRDLLGRSGVIAVGLMAPPWLSAIAKADVVRTSRGGKVDPDNVLVVCQLSGGNDGLNTIVPYADARYRELRPTLALPEDQIVKLNDEFGLHPSLAALGQLFKQGKVAVVNSVGYPNPNRSHFKSMDIWQSADPGGKLKYGWIGRAFDVRTASGAQSPVAGIGLSVEKPLALQADHASIPCFASLGDIQAMVGDPDTERMLRAIQGNDAQGTTKVIQQANRSALDAMSELKSKLANFTPKQSYGNDAFGQGFKQIAQIVAASPATRVVYFSAGGFDTHSRQAETHARLLKGFSDAVGAFQQEIEAIGKADKVMVLVFSEFGRRSYENGSSGTDHGKAAPMLLIGKNVKGGFHGHKPDLQNLDDGDVRFQTDFREVYATALDNWMGVDSGSVLGEKFSHIAAI, encoded by the coding sequence ATGAGTGATTCGTTCAGCCGAAGAGACCTGTTAGGACGGAGCGGCGTGATCGCCGTCGGGCTTATGGCCCCGCCATGGCTCTCGGCGATCGCGAAGGCCGACGTCGTCCGAACGTCCCGTGGAGGCAAGGTCGACCCGGACAACGTCCTCGTCGTCTGCCAACTCTCGGGCGGGAACGACGGGCTCAACACGATCGTGCCCTATGCCGATGCGAGATACCGGGAACTCCGTCCGACCTTGGCGTTGCCGGAAGACCAGATCGTCAAGCTGAACGACGAGTTCGGCCTTCACCCGTCCCTCGCCGCGCTCGGACAGTTGTTCAAGCAAGGCAAGGTCGCCGTCGTCAATAGCGTGGGCTACCCGAACCCGAACCGCTCGCATTTCAAGAGCATGGATATCTGGCAGTCGGCGGATCCGGGCGGAAAGCTCAAGTACGGGTGGATCGGCCGTGCGTTCGACGTCCGCACGGCCTCGGGGGCCCAGTCGCCTGTCGCCGGCATCGGGCTCTCTGTCGAAAAACCGCTGGCCCTTCAGGCGGACCACGCCAGCATCCCATGCTTCGCCAGTCTCGGCGACATCCAAGCGATGGTCGGAGACCCGGACACCGAGCGCATGCTCCGTGCGATCCAAGGAAACGACGCTCAAGGGACGACCAAGGTCATCCAGCAAGCCAACCGGAGCGCACTTGACGCGATGTCCGAACTGAAGAGCAAGCTCGCGAACTTCACGCCGAAACAGAGCTACGGGAACGACGCCTTCGGCCAAGGGTTCAAACAGATCGCCCAGATCGTCGCAGCGTCCCCAGCGACGAGGGTCGTGTACTTCAGTGCCGGAGGGTTCGACACCCACAGCCGCCAAGCGGAGACGCACGCCCGTCTCCTCAAAGGTTTCAGCGACGCCGTCGGTGCCTTCCAACAAGAGATCGAAGCGATCGGAAAGGCGGACAAGGTCATGGTGCTCGTCTTCAGCGAGTTCGGGCGTCGGTCGTACGAGAACGGCTCTTCGGGGACCGACCACGGCAAGGCCGCACCGATGCTGTTGATCGGTAAGAACGTGAAGGGCGGGTTCCACGGCCACAAGCCGGATCTGCAGAACCTCGACGATGGCGACGTCCGGTTCCAGACGGACTTCCGCGAAGTCTATGCGACGGCGCTCGACAATTGGATGGGCGTCGACAGCGGGTCCGTCCTCGGCGAGAAGTTTTCCCACATCGCCGCGATTTGA
- a CDS encoding choice-of-anchor B family protein, which translates to MRTPALVAALFALPFAFADGEFTSSKVKLLAHFDLTQLQARSGNTCWGYVSPSGREYALMGCSNKTAVIEVTDPTKAKLIGSVPHKDGLWSDIKVYRSAMYVSTEESGSGLQVIDLSKVDEGKVTLVKTITSPGRSHTIAVDADGGYLYTCGSRESSGTTTCFDLKDPLDPKQVGAQTITPVYQHEAQVVTYKTGKYKGRTIFFGGGEGRGLEIWDVTDKDKPSLVRRVAYPFVGYCHQGWLSADKKYFYVNDEFDESTNGIATRTLVFDVSDIDKADLVSTYSTGKPSIDHNLYTRNDFIFHANYTTGLWIFDGSESPLTPKLCGFFDTHPENDNAQFEGAWSNYPLLPSGTVLISDINRGLFIVDASEATKVAVKVLDVKAQGATGAVAGDALSEADGSGQEVSGKGEATLTFEGKCRWQVPSKLSFAVHSASKGRLDQTIELYDWSSGKWEQAATGSTAEGAADLTATGKSAGRFVEAGTKAVRARLKVKGAGAWTMKLDQAGWTANP; encoded by the coding sequence ATGCGAACGCCCGCCCTCGTCGCCGCCCTCTTCGCCCTACCCTTCGCTTTTGCCGACGGTGAGTTCACGTCGAGCAAGGTCAAACTGCTGGCCCACTTCGACCTGACCCAACTGCAGGCCCGGTCCGGCAACACGTGCTGGGGCTACGTCAGTCCGAGCGGACGCGAATATGCCCTCATGGGTTGCAGCAACAAGACGGCGGTCATCGAGGTCACCGACCCGACCAAGGCCAAGCTGATCGGCAGCGTCCCCCACAAAGACGGCCTTTGGTCCGACATCAAGGTCTACAGGTCGGCCATGTACGTGTCGACGGAGGAAAGCGGCAGCGGGCTCCAAGTCATCGACCTGAGCAAGGTGGACGAGGGCAAGGTGACCTTGGTCAAGACGATCACCTCACCGGGCCGTTCCCACACGATCGCGGTCGACGCCGACGGCGGCTACCTGTACACGTGCGGCTCGCGTGAATCGAGCGGGACGACGACGTGCTTCGACCTCAAGGATCCGCTTGATCCGAAGCAGGTCGGCGCCCAGACCATCACGCCTGTGTACCAGCACGAGGCCCAGGTCGTGACCTACAAGACGGGCAAGTACAAAGGACGGACGATCTTCTTCGGCGGTGGCGAAGGCCGGGGCCTCGAGATTTGGGACGTTACCGACAAGGACAAACCGTCCCTCGTGCGCCGCGTCGCCTATCCGTTCGTAGGATATTGCCACCAAGGTTGGCTCAGTGCCGACAAGAAGTACTTCTACGTCAACGACGAGTTCGACGAGAGCACGAACGGGATCGCGACGAGGACCCTCGTGTTCGACGTGAGCGACATCGACAAAGCCGACCTCGTCTCCACGTACTCGACCGGAAAGCCGTCGATCGACCACAACCTTTACACGCGGAACGACTTCATCTTCCACGCCAACTACACGACCGGGCTCTGGATCTTTGACGGTAGCGAAAGCCCCCTCACGCCGAAGCTCTGCGGCTTTTTCGACACCCACCCCGAAAACGACAATGCACAGTTCGAAGGGGCTTGGAGCAACTACCCTCTGTTGCCGAGCGGCACGGTCCTGATCAGCGACATCAACCGAGGCTTGTTCATCGTCGACGCCTCGGAAGCGACCAAGGTCGCAGTCAAGGTCCTGGACGTCAAGGCCCAGGGGGCGACCGGAGCGGTCGCGGGCGACGCCCTCTCCGAAGCCGACGGATCGGGGCAAGAGGTCTCGGGTAAGGGCGAGGCCACGCTGACGTTCGAAGGCAAGTGTCGCTGGCAGGTTCCGAGCAAACTGTCCTTCGCCGTCCACTCGGCCTCCAAAGGACGGCTCGACCAAACGATCGAACTGTACGACTGGTCGTCCGGCAAGTGGGAACAGGCCGCGACCGGTTCGACCGCCGAAGGAGCCGCGGACTTGACGGCGACGGGCAAGTCCGCCGGGCGGTTCGTCGAGGCGGGGACAAAGGCCGTCCGAGCCCGCTTGAAGGTCAAAGGTGCCGGCGCATGGACGATGAAGCTGGACCAAGCCGGTTGGACGGCCAATCCCTGA
- a CDS encoding AAA family ATPase, whose amino-acid sequence MKTVVFANCKGGTGKSLLCALAGKSLASSGQKVTVVDADPFAPALALAFGVEGPSGSMVSVAEGLDLWTVPPADHGSEWPALTEGFRLIDCAPGLCSETRRALSMADKVVLVTVPEPVALLGALRAAREAVNVRSGIPLALVVNRCDGDRLGAHVASRFDAALGRFLSTGLEWSLTVGEHPRLHRRSLARSLASTEAVPKSLKALAEKLAVWEPKPVERAELTLIRSGQAPQKAA is encoded by the coding sequence ATGAAGACCGTCGTCTTCGCGAACTGCAAAGGCGGCACAGGGAAGAGCTTGTTGTGCGCTCTAGCGGGAAAATCTTTGGCCTCCTCGGGGCAAAAGGTGACCGTCGTCGACGCCGATCCCTTTGCTCCGGCCTTGGCTCTGGCCTTCGGCGTCGAAGGGCCGTCCGGATCGATGGTGTCGGTGGCGGAAGGCCTGGACTTGTGGACGGTTCCACCTGCGGACCACGGATCCGAATGGCCCGCTCTTACCGAAGGGTTTCGACTGATCGATTGCGCACCGGGCCTCTGCTCGGAGACCCGGCGTGCCTTGTCGATGGCCGACAAGGTGGTCTTGGTCACGGTGCCGGAGCCGGTCGCTCTCTTGGGGGCCCTTCGGGCGGCGCGCGAAGCCGTCAACGTCCGGTCGGGAATCCCGCTCGCCCTTGTCGTGAACCGTTGCGACGGAGACCGGTTGGGCGCCCACGTAGCGTCTCGGTTCGACGCGGCGTTGGGACGCTTCTTGAGCACGGGTTTGGAGTGGAGTCTGACGGTCGGCGAACACCCGCGGCTCCACCGCCGGTCGCTCGCACGTTCCTTGGCTTCTACGGAAGCGGTGCCGAAGTCCTTGAAAGCCCTAGCCGAAAAGCTCGCCGTTTGGGAGCCTAAACCCGTCGAGCGGGCGGAACTGACGTTGATCCGATCAGGGCAAGCCCCACAAAAGGCCGCCTAA
- a CDS encoding lactate utilization protein, translating to MPESWRAPSIAGELWGLFWERFEELGGRSIDRAGLAAFPGRRWSVDPGVDVPAEAGPFEPAGPWEADLGITAALVAVAESGSLLVTGGRRLGSLAPPVHVATVPRAAIVGTLDEAIERTGHQTSVLVTGPSRTADIEGVLVRGVHGPREVFVLVTD from the coding sequence TTGCCCGAATCGTGGCGGGCACCGTCGATCGCGGGCGAACTTTGGGGTTTGTTCTGGGAGCGATTTGAGGAACTTGGCGGACGGTCTATCGATCGGGCCGGTCTCGCAGCGTTCCCAGGCCGGAGGTGGAGCGTCGATCCTGGTGTGGACGTGCCCGCTGAAGCGGGCCCGTTCGAGCCCGCCGGACCATGGGAAGCCGACTTAGGAATCACGGCGGCCTTGGTCGCCGTCGCCGAGTCCGGGAGCCTCTTGGTGACCGGAGGACGGCGTCTAGGCAGCCTCGCTCCGCCTGTGCACGTCGCCACCGTACCGAGGGCCGCGATCGTCGGAACCCTCGACGAAGCCATTGAAAGGACGGGCCACCAAACGTCGGTCCTGGTGACGGGCCCCTCTCGGACGGCCGATATCGAGGGTGTCCTCGTCCGAGGGGTCCATGGTCCACGAGAAGTCTTCGTCCTGGTCACGGACTGA
- a CDS encoding iron-sulfur cluster-binding protein: MSLKGFDEFVQRLDEGTVQSVRSASVSKTDARVKALSAAFDDPEAARKHASEVKAYVLDHWKELLLQLEETCTANGITVHWAADAESARQTVLDLCRKAPGRLVVKAKSMATEEIHLNAALEGAGFEVVETDLGEFVVQIDGDTPSHIVTPIIHKDRRQVARSFVEHGLGDYTESPEGLAMQARDHLRGKFRRADVGISGVNFAIAESGRIVLVENEGNNRLSTTAPKRHIAVMGIEKLLPRDADLPLFLRLLAGSATGQRLTVYTHLISGPRASEDLDGPESVHLVLLDNGRSRIASGPYRDILKCIRCGACLNTCPVYRQGSGHAYGHVYSGPVGAVLAPALEGVEALGALAKASTLCGACEEVCPVAIPIPRMLLQLREEARRAGQGDPVPWRAFAWTAERDAAWRGSLTLLPLATRFPNGWNVHRERLKRVGRTFRGWWRGRS, from the coding sequence GTGTCTCTGAAGGGCTTCGACGAGTTCGTCCAGCGTTTGGACGAAGGCACAGTGCAGAGCGTCCGCTCGGCGTCCGTGTCCAAGACCGACGCCCGGGTCAAAGCGCTTTCGGCGGCCTTTGACGATCCCGAAGCGGCCCGAAAGCACGCTTCCGAAGTCAAGGCGTACGTTCTCGACCATTGGAAGGAGCTGCTGCTCCAACTGGAGGAAACGTGCACCGCGAACGGAATCACAGTTCATTGGGCCGCCGACGCGGAGTCAGCGCGCCAGACCGTTCTCGACCTTTGTCGGAAGGCTCCTGGGCGGCTCGTCGTCAAGGCCAAATCGATGGCGACCGAGGAGATTCACTTGAACGCCGCGCTCGAGGGCGCGGGATTCGAGGTGGTCGAAACCGACCTCGGAGAGTTCGTTGTCCAGATCGATGGGGACACTCCGAGCCACATCGTGACTCCCATCATCCACAAGGACCGTCGTCAAGTCGCCCGGTCGTTCGTCGAACACGGGCTGGGGGACTACACGGAGTCGCCCGAAGGGCTCGCGATGCAGGCCCGAGACCACCTCCGTGGCAAGTTTCGACGCGCTGACGTCGGCATCAGCGGCGTGAACTTCGCGATCGCCGAATCCGGAAGGATCGTGCTGGTCGAAAACGAAGGGAACAACCGGCTCAGTACGACCGCCCCGAAGAGGCACATCGCCGTAATGGGCATCGAGAAGCTCCTTCCAAGAGACGCCGATCTGCCCCTGTTCTTGCGGCTCCTGGCCGGTTCTGCCACGGGTCAACGGTTGACCGTCTACACGCACTTGATCTCAGGCCCACGGGCATCGGAGGATTTGGACGGGCCGGAGTCCGTGCACCTCGTCCTGCTCGACAACGGCCGGAGCCGGATCGCGTCCGGCCCGTACCGCGACATCTTGAAGTGCATCCGGTGCGGAGCCTGCCTGAATACCTGTCCCGTCTACCGCCAAGGATCGGGGCACGCCTATGGCCATGTGTATTCCGGCCCTGTCGGAGCGGTCTTGGCGCCTGCTTTGGAGGGTGTCGAGGCCCTCGGGGCCTTGGCTAAGGCTTCGACACTGTGCGGGGCCTGTGAGGAGGTCTGCCCCGTGGCGATCCCGATTCCTCGGATGTTGCTCCAGCTTCGGGAGGAAGCGCGCCGGGCCGGCCAAGGCGACCCCGTCCCTTGGCGGGCCTTCGCTTGGACCGCGGAACGTGACGCGGCCTGGAGAGGCTCGCTGACCTTGTTGCCGCTGGCCACGCGTTTCCCGAACGGCTGGAACGTGCACCGAGAGCGGTTGAAGCGGGTCGGACGGACGTTCAGGGGGTGGTGGCGTGGGCGATCGTGA